The following coding sequences lie in one Oncorhynchus nerka isolate Pitt River linkage group LG14, Oner_Uvic_2.0, whole genome shotgun sequence genomic window:
- the LOC135559482 gene encoding thiamine transporter 2-like isoform X2 codes for MWHERADSSEQVTNEIFPVWTYSYLAVLMPVFLLTDWLRYKPVVVFQCINLFVTTAMLLWLQGVAAMQAMQFAYAVVTASEVAYFSYIYSIAELKHYRKATSYCRSVQLLGYTVGSVLGQLLVSFNLMSYNNILVLTLVLISIALVTSLFLPMPQRSMFFHRSQERHETGNVEEQDAQELPEALGREDMCAVDGEMAESPEEPVRTRSCSQVLIQLWRDFLQCYSTRELLYWSVWWALATCGYNQTVNYVQVLWQHVEPSQNFTVYNGGVEAVSNLFGAATAYGIGFTQVDWAQWGELALGSFSGLGAAALFTMTFTANIWACYAGYIVFKCLYILLITIAMFQIATDLSMERYALIFGANNFGALVLQTIITSVVVDGRGLGLGIIPQFIIYGSYFSAIAVIFFLRGVYTIMRVRQSHRDSTTAEEEPPSLKDSDTCPEQRLSRRN; via the exons GTGACCAATGAGATTTTCCCTGTGTGGACATACTCCTACCTGGCTGTGCTGATGCCCGTCTTCCTGCTCACCGATTGGCTGCGCTACAAGCCCGTCGTGGTGTTCCAGTGCATCAACCTCTTTGTTACCACGGCAATGCTGCTCTGGTTGCAGGGAGTGGCAGCCATGCAGGCAATGCAGTTTGCCTACGCCGTGGTGACAGCCAGCGAGGTGGCCTACTTTTCATACATCTACAGCATAGCGGAGCTGAAACACTACCGCAAAGCTACCTCCTACTGCCGTAGTGTACAGCTGCTAGGCTACACGGTGGGCTCTGTGCTGGGACAGTTGCTGGTCAGTTTCAACCTCATGTCCTACAACAACATCCTGGTACTTACCCTGGTGTTGATCTCCATCGCCCTGGTGACTTCCCTCTTCCTGCCCATGCCACAGAGAAGCATGTTCTTCCATCGGAGTCAGGAGAGGCATGAAACTGGAAATGTAGAAGAACAGGACGCCCAAGAACTACCAGAGGCCCTAGGAAGAGAGGACATGTGTGCAGTTGATGGGGAAATGGCAGAGTCCCCTGAGGAGCCAGTGAGAACTAGGAGCTGCAGCCAGGTTCTTATCCAGCTGTGGAGAGACTTCCTCCAGTGTTACTCTACCAGGGAGCTGCTGTACTGGTCAGTGTGGTGGGCACTTGCCACCTGTGGCTATAACCAGACAGTCAACTATGTTCAGGTGCTGTGGCAGCACGTAGAGCCATCCCAGAACTTCACAGTCTACAATGGAGGGGTGGAAGCTGTGTCCAACCTATTTG GAGCAGCGACAGCCTATGGTATTGGTTTCACCCAGGTGGATTGGGCCCAGTGGGGCGAGTTGGCTCTGGGTTCATTCTCTGGCCTGGGAGCTGCAGCCCTTTTCACGATGACTTTCACAGCCAACATCTGGGCCTGCTACGCTGGCTACATTGTCTTCAAGTGCCTCTACATTCTGCTCATCACCATAGCCAT GTTCCAAATTGCTACTGATCTCTCTATGGAGAGATATGCACTGATCTTTGGAGCAAACAACTTTGGGGCTTTGGTCCTTCAGACTATCATCACATCCGTTGTGGTGGATGGCAGGGGGCTGGGCTTGGGCATCATCCCACAG TTCATCATTTATGGAAGCTACTTCTCAGCCATCGCTGTCATTTTCTTTCTGAGAGGTGTGTACACGATAATGAGAGTGCGGCAAAGCCACAGAGACTCCACCACTGCAGAGGAGGAGCCTCCAAGTCTGAAAGACAGTGACACTTGCCCTGAACAAAGACTGAGCAGAAGAAACTGA